In one window of Azotobacter salinestris DNA:
- a CDS encoding efflux RND transporter periplasmic adaptor subunit, whose product MSWKRVISVVFTLLVAAVAAYIVRTLWVHYMDSPWTRDGRVRADVINIAPDVAGLVVEVAVKDNQQVRKGDLLLRIDDEHYRLALKQAEALVAARKAQLQMNEENAQRRTDLDALVVSRESRINASHLAHASQADYQEALAQLDLARLNLSRTEVRAPVDGYVTNLNVFEGDFANRGEPAMALVDSHSFYVYGYFEETRLPLIRIGDKAELRLMSGERLSGRVDSIARGIYDRDNPESRELVADVNPTFNWVRLARRIPVRIQIDEVPEGVTLAAGLTCTVIVAPPADRPRPVPDRW is encoded by the coding sequence ATGTCCTGGAAAAGAGTCATCAGTGTCGTCTTCACCCTGCTGGTCGCCGCCGTCGCCGCCTACATCGTGCGCACGCTGTGGGTGCACTACATGGATTCGCCGTGGACCCGCGATGGCCGGGTGCGCGCCGACGTGATCAACATCGCCCCCGATGTCGCCGGTCTGGTGGTCGAGGTCGCGGTGAAGGACAACCAGCAGGTCAGGAAGGGCGACCTGCTGCTGCGCATCGACGACGAACACTACCGCCTGGCGCTCAAGCAGGCCGAAGCCCTGGTGGCGGCGCGCAAGGCCCAGCTGCAGATGAACGAGGAGAACGCCCAACGGCGGACCGACCTGGATGCGCTGGTCGTGTCGCGCGAGAGTCGCATCAACGCCAGCCACCTGGCCCATGCCTCCCAGGCCGACTACCAGGAAGCGCTGGCGCAGCTCGACCTGGCCCGGCTCAACCTGAGCCGCACCGAAGTGCGCGCGCCGGTGGACGGCTACGTCACCAACCTCAACGTCTTCGAGGGCGACTTCGCCAATCGTGGCGAGCCGGCCATGGCCCTGGTCGACAGCCACTCCTTCTACGTCTACGGCTACTTCGAGGAGACCCGCCTGCCGCTGATCCGCATCGGCGACAAGGCCGAACTGCGGCTGATGAGCGGCGAGCGCCTGAGCGGCCGGGTCGACAGCATCGCCCGCGGCATCTACGACCGCGACAACCCGGAAAGCCGCGAACTGGTCGCCGACGTCAACCCCACCTTCAACTGGGTGCGTCTGGCGCGCCGCATCCCGGTGCGCATCCAGATCGACGAGGTGCCGGAAGGCGTGACCCTGGCCGCCGGCCTGACCTGCACAGTGATCGTCGCCCCTCCCGCCGACCGGCCGCGCCCGGTGCCGGACCGCTGGTAG
- the moaA gene encoding GTP 3',8-cyclase MoaA codes for MARALQDGFGRTIDYLRLSVTDRCDFRCVYCMAEDMRFLPRQQILGLEELYRLARLFVGRGVRKIRLTGGEPLVRQGILGLCERIAALPGLRELVMTTNGSQLVKLARPLAEAGVRRLNISLDSLDPARFRAITRTGELARVLDGIEAARTAGFERIKLNAVAMQGRNADEVLELVDYAVARGLDISFIEEMPLGEVGRSRGEAFCSSDEVRARIASRYALLDCAEQSGGPARYVRLPAHPASRIGFISPHSHNFCASCNRLRLTVEGRLLLCLGHEQSLDLRALLRRHPTDDRPLSEAIDRALLHKPQQHDFLASGEVQVLRFMNASGG; via the coding sequence ATGGCCCGTGCACTGCAAGACGGCTTCGGACGCACCATCGACTACCTGCGGCTGTCGGTGACCGACCGCTGCGACTTCCGCTGCGTCTACTGCATGGCCGAGGACATGCGCTTCCTGCCGCGCCAGCAGATCCTCGGCCTCGAGGAGCTGTACCGCCTGGCCCGGCTGTTCGTCGGCCGCGGGGTGAGGAAGATCCGCCTCACCGGCGGCGAGCCGCTGGTGCGCCAGGGCATCCTCGGCCTGTGCGAGCGGATCGCCGCCTTGCCCGGTCTGCGCGAACTAGTGATGACCACCAACGGCTCGCAGCTGGTCAAGCTGGCCCGGCCGCTGGCCGAGGCCGGGGTGAGGCGCCTCAACATCAGCCTGGACAGCCTGGACCCGGCGCGCTTTCGCGCCATCACCCGCACCGGCGAGCTGGCGCGGGTGCTCGACGGCATCGAGGCGGCCCGCACCGCCGGCTTCGAGCGGATCAAGCTGAATGCCGTGGCGATGCAGGGGCGCAACGCCGACGAGGTGCTCGAGCTGGTCGACTATGCCGTGGCGCGCGGGCTCGACATCAGCTTCATCGAGGAAATGCCGCTGGGCGAGGTCGGCCGCTCGCGCGGCGAGGCCTTCTGCTCCAGCGACGAGGTGAGGGCACGGATCGCCAGCCGCTACGCGCTGCTCGACTGCGCCGAGCAGAGCGGCGGGCCGGCGCGCTACGTGCGCCTGCCGGCGCATCCGGCCAGCCGCATCGGCTTCATCTCGCCGCACAGCCACAACTTCTGCGCCAGCTGCAACCGCCTGCGGCTGACCGTCGAGGGCCGCCTGCTGCTCTGTCTCGGCCATGAGCAGTCGCTAGACCTGCGTGCCCTGCTGCGTCGCCACCCGACCGACGACCGGCCACTCTCGGAAGCCATCGACCGCGCCCTGCTGCACAAGCCGCAGCAGCACGACTTCTTGGCGAGCGGAGAGGTTCAGGTACTGCGCTTCATGAACGCCAGCGGGGGATAA
- a CDS encoding formate dehydrogenase subunit gamma, with amino-acid sequence MNKRDMILRTRFPERACHWVMVICFFLAALSGLSWFFPTLSGLGAVLGTPQMARILHPFLGVAVFLALVYLFIRFVKYNLPEREDLAWFANLKDVLLGNHDKPLQIGKYNAGQKILFWGIMSLISVLLLSGLVIWRPYFAPALPIPLIRLGLFLHAAAGIALILLILGHAYLAFWVKGSISGMVTGYVSRAWARSHHDRWYRQISKPAAKSEGRE; translated from the coding sequence ATGAACAAGCGCGACATGATCCTGCGCACCCGCTTCCCCGAGCGCGCCTGCCACTGGGTGATGGTGATCTGCTTCTTCCTCGCCGCGCTCTCCGGGCTGTCCTGGTTCTTCCCGACCCTGAGCGGCCTCGGCGCGGTGCTCGGCACGCCGCAGATGGCGCGCATCCTGCACCCCTTCCTCGGCGTCGCGGTGTTTCTCGCCCTGGTCTACCTGTTCATCCGCTTCGTCAAATACAACCTGCCGGAGCGCGAGGACCTCGCCTGGTTCGCCAACCTCAAGGACGTGCTGCTCGGCAACCACGACAAGCCCCTGCAGATCGGCAAGTACAACGCCGGCCAGAAGATCCTGTTCTGGGGGATCATGAGCCTGATCAGCGTGCTGCTGCTCAGCGGCCTGGTGATCTGGCGGCCGTACTTCGCCCCGGCCTTGCCCATCCCGCTGATCCGCCTCGGCCTGTTCCTGCACGCCGCCGCCGGCATCGCGCTGATCCTCTTGATCCTCGGCCACGCCTACCTGGCCTTCTGGGTCAAGGGCTCGATTTCCGGGATGGTCACCGGCTACGTCTCGCGCGCCTGGGCCAGGAGCCACCACGACCGCTGGTACCGGCAGATCTCCAAGCCGGCCGCCAAGAGCGAGGGGCGCGAATGA
- a CDS encoding DUF3141 domain-containing protein, translating to MSQDTFFAQQEDCFSSFHNYIQHIGKLQRLQANNLQDSFRQRQEKSLQKLVACSAQPIGASDGLDYLTDFNQRTLLFWDTLRQRADNTLKHRQAGYPVLLKFDHELLLDGRDLPTPVNYSLLRILPGPGQTTDSTLPPVIVIDPRGGHGAGIGGFKEDSEIGESLRAGHPTYFISFSHSSEPGQTLSDIALAQARFIELVTERHAHAGKPVLIGNCQAGWALMGLAALRPELPGLLVVVGAPLSYWAGVNGRNPMRYAGGLLGGAWMTRLGSDLGNGRFDGTWLVSNFENLDPTHALWSKYYELFSRVDGEAPRFLDFERWWGSPNLLNSEEIETIVDELFIGNRLTGGQGTLTDLRQIEAPVVVFCSYGDNITPPQQALNWISDLYPSDLALHSSGRTIIYLKHASAGHLGIFVSGQVARREHRQLIGAIDAIRALPPGLFELIIDDVPHPDGGVQGYKVHFESRRIADILAEDDGYDDEREFELVNRVSAINSTVYDWTVRPWLSRAINEPIAEQLRQHHPFHLQRQAWSSLNPATWWLSGMAELARRQRHPARPDNPLLAWQELFSDCIENTLDTWRDLRDAGQELAFHAVYGWLSTLTGGQRTSAAEKFASERERALLERLYEALPLGGAREAAIRILLLLARASGRLDKAMLESIVKDYRRRAIADPHIPDVASLREITRQQNLLVFAYPEESVQTLPELLPERAERQRILAEVMNIEPGWQRSDGPLGALWRQLFEVLELPLADFAQLRLETPRLLAETPAEASAAAPAAIPESTPPAPEPKVRPAAETAAVPARRQDALIEPVPVATPDSAAAAPEAEPAAAPAQAEPAAEAPAEAKPMEVAPKPHIRVRANTVIAEPEEAQPAAEAAPTGAEAVPASTEAASAEASPASTQATSAPAESAPAPKAAKPRRPRKPSGSKPANK from the coding sequence ATGAGCCAGGACACTTTTTTTGCGCAGCAGGAAGACTGCTTCTCCTCTTTCCACAACTACATCCAGCATATCGGCAAGCTGCAGAGATTGCAGGCGAACAACCTGCAGGACAGCTTCCGGCAGCGCCAGGAAAAATCGCTGCAGAAACTGGTCGCGTGCTCCGCGCAGCCGATCGGCGCCAGCGACGGGCTCGACTACCTGACCGACTTCAACCAGCGCACCCTGCTGTTCTGGGACACCCTGCGCCAGCGGGCCGACAACACCCTCAAGCATCGCCAGGCCGGCTACCCGGTGCTGCTCAAGTTCGACCACGAGCTGCTGCTCGACGGCCGCGACCTGCCGACCCCGGTGAACTACTCGCTGCTGCGCATCCTGCCCGGCCCGGGCCAGACGACCGACTCCACCCTGCCGCCGGTGATCGTCATCGACCCCCGCGGCGGCCACGGCGCCGGCATCGGCGGCTTCAAGGAAGATTCGGAGATCGGCGAGAGCCTGCGTGCCGGGCACCCGACCTACTTCATCTCCTTCAGCCACAGCTCGGAACCGGGACAGACGCTGAGCGACATCGCCCTCGCCCAGGCCCGCTTCATCGAACTGGTCACCGAGCGCCACGCCCATGCCGGCAAGCCGGTGCTGATCGGCAACTGCCAGGCCGGCTGGGCGCTCATGGGCCTGGCGGCGCTGCGCCCGGAGCTGCCGGGGCTGCTGGTGGTGGTCGGCGCCCCGCTGTCCTACTGGGCCGGGGTCAACGGCCGCAACCCGATGCGCTACGCCGGCGGCCTGCTCGGCGGCGCCTGGATGACCCGTCTCGGCAGCGACCTCGGCAACGGCCGCTTCGACGGCACCTGGCTGGTTAGCAACTTCGAGAACCTCGATCCGACCCATGCCCTGTGGAGCAAGTACTACGAGCTGTTCTCCAGGGTAGACGGCGAGGCGCCGCGCTTTCTCGACTTCGAGCGCTGGTGGGGCAGCCCCAACCTGCTCAACAGCGAGGAGATCGAAACCATCGTCGACGAGCTGTTCATCGGCAACCGCCTGACCGGCGGCCAGGGCACCCTCACCGACCTGCGCCAGATCGAGGCGCCGGTCGTGGTGTTCTGCTCCTACGGCGACAACATCACTCCGCCGCAGCAGGCCCTCAACTGGATTTCCGATCTCTACCCTTCCGACCTGGCACTGCACTCGTCCGGGCGCACCATCATCTACCTCAAGCACGCCAGCGCCGGGCACCTGGGCATCTTCGTTTCCGGCCAGGTGGCGCGCCGCGAGCATCGCCAGCTGATCGGCGCCATCGATGCGATCAGGGCCCTGCCGCCCGGCCTGTTCGAGCTGATCATCGACGACGTGCCGCATCCCGACGGCGGCGTCCAGGGCTACAAGGTGCACTTCGAATCGCGGCGGATCGCCGACATCCTCGCCGAGGACGACGGCTACGACGACGAGCGGGAATTCGAGCTGGTCAACCGCGTCTCGGCGATCAACAGCACCGTCTACGACTGGACGGTACGCCCCTGGCTGAGCCGGGCGATCAACGAGCCGATCGCCGAGCAGCTGCGCCAGCACCATCCCTTCCACCTGCAGCGGCAGGCCTGGAGCAGCCTGAACCCGGCGACCTGGTGGCTGTCCGGCATGGCCGAGCTGGCCCGCCGCCAGCGCCATCCGGCGCGCCCCGACAATCCGCTGCTCGCCTGGCAGGAACTCTTCTCCGACTGCATCGAGAACACCCTGGACACCTGGCGCGACCTGCGCGACGCCGGCCAGGAGCTGGCCTTCCACGCCGTCTACGGCTGGCTCAGCACCCTCACCGGCGGCCAGCGCACCAGCGCGGCCGAGAAGTTCGCCAGCGAACGGGAACGGGCGCTGCTCGAACGCCTGTACGAAGCCCTGCCGCTGGGCGGCGCGCGGGAAGCGGCCATCCGCATCCTGCTGCTGCTCGCCAGGGCCAGCGGCCGGCTGGACAAGGCCATGCTGGAAAGCATCGTCAAGGATTACCGCCGCCGGGCCATCGCCGATCCGCACATCCCGGACGTCGCCAGCCTGCGGGAAATCACCCGCCAGCAGAACCTGCTGGTGTTCGCCTATCCCGAGGAGAGCGTGCAGACGCTGCCCGAGCTGCTGCCCGAGCGTGCCGAGCGCCAGCGCATTCTCGCCGAGGTGATGAACATCGAGCCGGGCTGGCAACGCAGCGACGGCCCGCTGGGCGCCCTCTGGCGCCAGCTGTTCGAGGTGCTGGAACTGCCGCTGGCAGACTTCGCCCAGCTGCGCCTGGAAACCCCCAGGCTGCTCGCGGAGACGCCCGCCGAGGCGAGCGCGGCCGCGCCGGCCGCGATCCCGGAAAGCACGCCGCCGGCGCCCGAGCCGAAGGTGCGCCCGGCGGCCGAAACCGCCGCCGTGCCGGCCAGGCGGCAGGATGCGCTGATCGAGCCGGTTCCGGTCGCCACCCCCGACAGCGCGGCTGCCGCCCCCGAGGCCGAACCGGCCGCGGCACCGGCGCAGGCCGAGCCCGCCGCCGAAGCGCCGGCCGAGGCCAAACCCATGGAGGTTGCGCCCAAGCCGCACATCCGCGTCCGCGCCAACACCGTGATCGCCGAGCCGGAGGAGGCCCAACCGGCCGCCGAAGCCGCGCCGACCGGCGCCGAGGCCGTACCGGCCAGTACCGAAGCGGCTTCGGCCGAAGCTTCTCCGGCCAGTACGCAAGCCACTTCCGCCCCGGCCGAGAGCGCACCGGCGCCGAAGGCCGCCAAACCGCGCCGGCCACGCAAGCCCAGTGGCAGCAAGCCCGCCAACAAGTAA
- a CDS encoding nucleoside 2-deoxyribosyltransferase codes for MPKIYLAGPDVFRPDAVEHGARLKRLCAEHGLEGLYPLDNALPPGLSPAAAAQWILEANIALLRSADAVLANLEPFRGREPDSGTVFEMGMAVALGKPVWACFAPAGDLRSQVPHGADGRDAQGWLVEDFGLPRNLMLACSWTGHSATPEAAIAELARHLGV; via the coding sequence ATGCCCAAGATCTATCTGGCCGGTCCGGACGTGTTCCGCCCCGACGCCGTCGAGCACGGCGCCCGTCTCAAGCGGCTGTGCGCCGAGCATGGACTGGAAGGCCTCTATCCCCTGGACAACGCGCTGCCCCCGGGACTGTCCCCGGCCGCGGCGGCGCAATGGATTCTCGAAGCGAACATCGCCCTGCTGCGCAGCGCCGATGCCGTGCTGGCCAACCTCGAGCCATTCCGCGGCCGGGAGCCGGACTCCGGCACGGTGTTCGAAATGGGCATGGCCGTGGCCCTCGGCAAGCCGGTGTGGGCCTGCTTTGCTCCAGCCGGCGACCTGCGCAGCCAGGTTCCCCACGGGGCGGATGGACGCGATGCGCAGGGCTGGCTGGTGGAGGATTTCGGCCTGCCGCGCAACCTGATGCTCGCCTGCAGCTGGACAGGGCACAGCGCCACGCCGGAAGCGGCGATCGCCGAGCTGGCCCGGCATCTCGGCGTCTGA
- a CDS encoding DUF2790 domain-containing protein yields the protein MKALALLALAGVSCIAVAEEQSTSANTQESLEVERYEYAMDLDIAHVIKSPDIPEVCGVVPVQMTYEDHQGKRHVLEYLVMGKGCQNG from the coding sequence ATGAAAGCGTTGGCCTTGCTGGCTTTGGCTGGGGTTTCGTGCATTGCGGTGGCCGAGGAACAGTCCACCTCCGCAAATACCCAGGAATCGTTGGAAGTGGAACGCTACGAATACGCCATGGATCTGGATATCGCCCATGTCATCAAGAGTCCCGATATCCCCGAGGTCTGCGGGGTGGTACCGGTGCAGATGACCTACGAGGACCATCAGGGCAAGCGCCACGTCCTCGAATACCTGGTCATGGGCAAGGGCTGCCAGAACGGCTGA
- a CDS encoding FUSC family protein → MKTVADAPVGAFRRALGDWALSEGLTWVFVFKALLTAFVALWLAYRLELPQPSTVLATVFIVMQRQSGEVLAKSFYRIVGTLLGLTVMVTLIALFNQERVLFLLCLAIWVGLCTAGAARYRDFRGYACVLAGYTAAMIGLPATFDPDGAFMQALWRVLEITVGILCTGLVMGLILPQTSGATLRSTLATRFRDFAGFACAGLAGELEPQRMEEISARFAAQAVALENLRNASAFEDPNMRLRSGRLARLNNEFMVLSTRFHALYQLLQRQRLQGETGARVLEALQPCLAQVGSELAPLAERLYSDQDATTLARGLEISKQALMQRIRDGRQRLIEQQADEAQLTDFNTAAELLFRFTDDLHGYAQTQASLAEQHHSRENWKGNFTPRANGLAAAVAGIRCALLILVLSAFWLASSWPSGSTFVLTAGLVSALSSTSGNPARLSRQLLIGAAGSAVAGFALQFWVFPWLDGFALLYTSLVPVIAFGAFLLARPQTLGYGVGLLIWFCMLALPANQTHYLPYRFFNEYLAVLASMGLVVVSMLILPPDRPWLWRRLERDLRMRVVFAVSGKLKGLVDGFESGTRDLLNQAYGLAARRPDVQRRLLRWMFAVLEIGHAVIELRQEQAALPDEPCYAEDTAWQQGVRVMGRALVRLFIQPEEINRQRALAAVEQAIQAVRDTPEPRPPQFDTSPLRRVLSYLHFIRSSLLDPRSPLAEGFANAAGRLANAP, encoded by the coding sequence ATGAAAACCGTGGCTGACGCACCGGTCGGCGCCTTCCGTCGTGCCCTGGGCGACTGGGCGCTGAGCGAGGGGCTGACCTGGGTGTTCGTGTTCAAGGCCCTGTTGACCGCCTTCGTCGCCCTCTGGCTGGCCTATCGCCTGGAGCTGCCGCAGCCGAGCACCGTGCTGGCCACGGTGTTCATCGTCATGCAGCGGCAGAGCGGCGAGGTGCTGGCCAAGAGCTTCTACCGCATCGTCGGCACCCTGCTGGGCCTGACGGTGATGGTCACCCTGATCGCCCTGTTCAACCAGGAGCGCGTGCTGTTTCTGCTCTGCCTGGCGATCTGGGTCGGCCTGTGCACCGCCGGCGCGGCGCGCTACCGGGACTTTCGCGGCTACGCCTGCGTGCTCGCCGGCTACACCGCGGCGATGATCGGCCTGCCGGCCACCTTCGACCCGGACGGCGCCTTCATGCAGGCCCTGTGGCGGGTGCTGGAAATCACCGTGGGCATCCTCTGCACCGGCCTCGTCATGGGCCTGATCCTGCCGCAGACCAGCGGCGCCACCCTGCGCAGCACCCTCGCCACGCGCTTTCGCGACTTCGCCGGCTTCGCCTGTGCGGGGCTGGCCGGCGAGCTGGAGCCACAGCGCATGGAGGAGATCAGCGCACGCTTCGCCGCCCAGGCCGTGGCCCTGGAGAACCTGCGCAACGCCAGCGCCTTCGAGGACCCGAACATGCGTCTGCGCAGCGGCCGCCTGGCGCGCCTGAACAACGAGTTCATGGTCCTCTCGACCCGCTTCCACGCCCTCTACCAGTTGCTCCAGCGCCAGCGCCTGCAGGGCGAGACCGGCGCCCGCGTGCTCGAAGCCCTGCAACCGTGCCTGGCGCAGGTCGGCTCCGAGCTCGCGCCGCTCGCCGAGCGCCTGTACAGCGATCAGGACGCGACGACGCTGGCCCGGGGCCTCGAAATCAGCAAGCAAGCGCTGATGCAGCGCATCCGCGACGGCCGCCAGCGACTGATCGAGCAGCAGGCCGACGAGGCGCAGCTGACCGACTTCAACACCGCCGCCGAACTGCTGTTCCGCTTCACCGACGACCTGCACGGCTATGCCCAGACCCAGGCCTCGCTGGCCGAGCAGCACCACAGCCGGGAGAACTGGAAGGGCAACTTCACCCCGCGCGCCAACGGCCTGGCCGCGGCGGTGGCGGGCATCCGCTGCGCCCTGCTGATCCTGGTGCTCAGCGCCTTCTGGCTGGCCAGCTCCTGGCCCAGCGGCAGCACCTTCGTGCTCACCGCCGGCCTGGTCTCGGCGCTGAGTTCGACCTCGGGCAACCCCGCACGCCTGAGCCGCCAGCTGCTGATCGGCGCGGCCGGCAGCGCGGTAGCCGGCTTCGCCCTGCAATTCTGGGTCTTCCCCTGGCTGGACGGCTTCGCCCTGCTCTACACCTCGCTGGTGCCGGTGATCGCCTTCGGCGCCTTCCTGCTCGCCCGTCCGCAGACCCTGGGCTACGGCGTCGGCCTGCTGATCTGGTTCTGCATGCTCGCCCTGCCGGCCAACCAGACCCACTACCTGCCCTACCGCTTCTTCAACGAGTACCTGGCGGTGCTCGCCTCCATGGGCCTGGTGGTGGTGTCCATGCTGATCCTGCCGCCCGACCGCCCCTGGTTGTGGCGGCGTCTGGAGCGGGACCTGCGGATGCGCGTGGTGTTCGCCGTCAGCGGCAAGCTCAAGGGGCTGGTCGACGGCTTCGAGAGCGGCACCCGCGACCTGCTCAACCAGGCCTACGGCCTGGCGGCGCGCCGCCCGGACGTGCAGCGCCGGCTGCTGCGCTGGATGTTCGCGGTGCTGGAGATCGGCCATGCGGTGATCGAGCTGCGCCAAGAGCAGGCTGCCCTGCCGGACGAGCCCTGCTACGCCGAGGACACCGCCTGGCAGCAGGGCGTGCGGGTCATGGGCCGCGCCCTGGTGCGCCTGTTCATCCAGCCCGAAGAGATCAACCGCCAGCGCGCCCTGGCCGCGGTCGAGCAGGCGATCCAGGCGGTGCGCGACACCCCCGAGCCGCGTCCGCCGCAATTCGACACCTCGCCGCTGCGCCGGGTCCTCAGCTACCTGCACTTCATCCGCAGCTCGCTGCTCGACCCCCGCTCGCCGCTGGCCGAGGGCTTCGCCAACGCTGCCGGGAGACTCGCCAATGCCCCGTGA
- a CDS encoding DUF2790 domain-containing protein gives MKALIPLALAGLSCMAAAEGRTPAAKDATTAQVARYDYSMDLDIARVIHTDEIPDVCEVVPIRMVYEDSRGERHTVEYSVMGRGCGGF, from the coding sequence ATGAAAGCCCTGATTCCGCTGGCATTGGCCGGCCTCTCATGCATGGCAGCCGCCGAAGGGCGGACGCCGGCAGCAAAGGACGCGACCACGGCGCAGGTCGCACGCTACGACTACTCGATGGACCTGGACATCGCCCGGGTCATCCATACCGACGAAATCCCCGACGTCTGCGAAGTGGTGCCGATCCGCATGGTCTACGAAGACAGCCGTGGCGAGCGGCACACCGTCGAGTACAGTGTCATGGGCCGCGGCTGCGGGGGCTTCTGA
- the phaP gene encoding TIGR01841 family phasin (Members of this family are phasins (small proteins associated with inclusions such as PHA granules). Note that several different families of phasins have been named PhaP despite very little sequence similarity to each other.): MSIFDSNAFQNGQPSGLEAARRLGEGVIDGSERLVRLQFQALQMTSDLFFANWRRLLSARGSEAIVELSPAVQAVRMMEYGRQAQELMAASQKVFLDLARQQMEAGTRQLHGMVAEVAKNAPADAEPLVGALEAAAKGVDYLYGRGLEAAGQGVALADNVIRLTREAGRAAADTVRPER, encoded by the coding sequence ATGTCCATCTTTGATTCGAATGCGTTCCAGAACGGCCAGCCGTCGGGGCTGGAGGCCGCACGGCGCCTCGGCGAGGGAGTGATCGACGGCAGCGAGCGGCTGGTCCGGCTGCAGTTCCAGGCGCTGCAGATGACCTCCGACCTGTTCTTCGCCAATTGGCGGCGGCTGCTCTCGGCGCGCGGGTCGGAGGCGATCGTCGAGCTGTCGCCGGCAGTCCAGGCGGTGCGCATGATGGAGTACGGACGGCAGGCCCAGGAATTGATGGCGGCGAGTCAGAAGGTCTTTCTCGATCTGGCCCGCCAGCAGATGGAGGCCGGTACCCGGCAGCTGCACGGGATGGTCGCGGAGGTGGCGAAGAACGCCCCGGCCGATGCCGAGCCTCTGGTGGGCGCCCTGGAGGCGGCGGCGAAGGGAGTCGATTACCTGTACGGCCGCGGCCTGGAGGCCGCCGGACAGGGCGTGGCGCTGGCCGACAACGTGATCCGCCTGACCCGCGAGGCCGGCCGCGCCGCCGCCGATACGGTCAGACCCGAGAGGTAG
- a CDS encoding DUF1656 domain-containing protein codes for MPREIALFGVYLPSLTLLFLATLAGGWALDRLAAWFGLYRHAWHPTLLRMSLFTCLYGLIALYIYR; via the coding sequence ATGCCCCGTGAAATCGCCCTGTTCGGCGTCTACCTGCCGAGCCTGACCCTGCTGTTCCTGGCCACCCTGGCCGGCGGCTGGGCCCTCGACCGGCTGGCCGCCTGGTTCGGCCTGTACCGCCACGCCTGGCACCCGACGCTGCTGCGCATGAGCCTATTCACCTGTCTGTACGGGCTCATCGCCCTGTACATCTACCGCTGA
- the fdhE gene encoding formate dehydrogenase accessory protein FdhE → MNSIRLVADEKPSGGVGAIVPLILPDLKNRYGRRAGRLRQLAEAHPMADYLRFAAGIAEAQQQVAEALPLPAALAATLPARLGGARPPLEATSLPRERHWRDLLQALFGRLQDSPTPAVAQTLAGLRSCDGVALEKLADALLAGDYRVVGSDRAPFLWAALSLYWTQMAAQLPASGQAGVGEGRQCCPVCGGAPVASVIRGGAQSGLRYLHCGLCESRWHMVRTKCSNCEEGGRLDYWSLDSEQAAIRAESCGDCNSYLKVLHEDRDPQLEVIADDLASLALDAEVERQGFYRSGLNPFLFPG, encoded by the coding sequence ATGAACAGCATCCGCCTGGTTGCCGACGAGAAGCCGAGCGGTGGCGTCGGCGCCATCGTGCCGCTGATCCTGCCCGACCTGAAAAACCGCTACGGGCGCCGCGCCGGACGCCTGCGCCAGCTCGCCGAGGCTCACCCGATGGCCGACTACCTGCGCTTCGCCGCCGGCATCGCCGAAGCGCAGCAGCAGGTCGCCGAGGCGCTGCCGCTGCCCGCGGCGCTGGCCGCCACGCTGCCCGCCCGTCTGGGCGGGGCGCGGCCGCCGCTGGAGGCCACCAGCCTGCCGCGCGAGCGGCACTGGCGCGACCTGCTGCAGGCGCTGTTCGGGCGCCTGCAGGACAGCCCGACCCCGGCCGTGGCGCAGACCCTCGCCGGCCTGCGCAGCTGCGACGGGGTCGCGCTGGAGAAGCTGGCCGACGCCCTGCTGGCCGGCGACTACCGGGTGGTCGGCAGCGACCGCGCGCCCTTCCTGTGGGCCGCGCTGTCGCTGTACTGGACGCAGATGGCCGCGCAGCTGCCGGCCTCCGGCCAGGCCGGCGTCGGCGAGGGGCGCCAGTGCTGCCCGGTGTGCGGTGGCGCGCCGGTGGCCAGCGTGATCCGCGGTGGCGCCCAGAGCGGCCTGCGCTACCTGCACTGCGGGCTGTGCGAGAGCCGCTGGCACATGGTGCGCACCAAGTGCAGCAACTGCGAGGAGGGCGGCCGGCTCGACTACTGGTCGCTGGACAGCGAGCAGGCGGCGATCCGCGCGGAAAGCTGCGGCGACTGCAACAGCTACCTCAAGGTCCTCCACGAGGACCGCGACCCGCAGCTGGAGGTGATCGCCGACGATCTGGCCTCCCTGGCGCTGGACGCCGAGGTGGAGCGCCAGGGCTTCTACCGCAGCGGCCTCAATCCGTTCCTCTTCCCCGGCTGA